The Novipirellula galeiformis genome contains a region encoding:
- a CDS encoding CHASE3 domain-containing protein: MQANQSTRRLYRPAEPFAVAATVALLVVTGIVTFHNMRRLRSHTDLVARSYELLSTLDQIESTMKSAETGQRGFVITGQEVYLEPYQNAIIEIGGLMNQLELSTADAPTKRARVAPLQELIDQKLKELADSIEIRRESGFETVQTIVATNIGKRTMDSIHQHIAEFRRIEDGVIAAREQTAATTYWTALATALLSTVAGLILVVGVLYLVQHNRQRAEASARALESERDRLQETLDRAGRLEAENARMDQYMRTFLEQIEDYAIFAMDADCRATTWNRGVLNVLGFREEEFLGQDIRELLFTPEAVAMQIPNAEFETAAALGSASDDRWMMRKGAERFWASGITSAVKDANETVIGYSKVMRDLTERKHDQDEMAELAARLSEADRRKNEFLATLAHELRNPLAPIKNAIQLMGMSKLNAETEELRQTMARQVEQLIRLIEDLLDVSRIERGKIQLKKEVVELREVIKAAVESSSTFISEKMQHLHVDLGTDDVFVRVDPARMTQVVSNLLNNASRYSDCGGNVDLTLSIEPSATDPGFAAISVRDNGIGIAPDRMDDIFQMFAQVDDSLHRGSAGLGIGLTLVKTLVEIHDGTVTAQSDGIGRGSKFTVRIPLSTATEPTVPVALDPETVNSPRSFRVLVVEDMKALRTIMARLLSKLGHEVDVAEDARVALDRLNHSIPDIIFSDISMPGMTGYDLARKLRERPETSHIYLVAMTGYGQSSDRQQAHVCGFDEHMVKPVDIAKLQALFQRLSRSETFCNQQGQE, translated from the coding sequence GTGCAGGCAAATCAATCGACTCGACGTCTCTATCGGCCGGCTGAACCGTTTGCGGTCGCAGCAACGGTGGCGTTGTTGGTGGTCACCGGCATTGTCACCTTTCACAACATGCGCCGGTTGCGGTCTCATACCGATTTGGTCGCGCGTTCGTACGAACTGTTGAGCACGCTTGACCAGATCGAATCGACGATGAAGTCAGCCGAAACCGGACAACGCGGCTTCGTCATTACCGGCCAGGAAGTTTACCTTGAACCGTATCAAAATGCGATCATTGAGATCGGCGGTTTGATGAATCAATTGGAGTTATCAACAGCCGATGCTCCTACCAAACGGGCCAGGGTTGCACCGCTGCAGGAGTTGATCGACCAAAAGCTAAAAGAGCTAGCCGACAGCATCGAGATACGTCGAGAGAGCGGATTCGAGACAGTGCAAACGATCGTGGCAACCAACATCGGCAAGCGGACGATGGATAGCATCCATCAACACATTGCTGAGTTTCGGAGAATCGAGGATGGCGTGATCGCGGCGCGCGAACAGACCGCGGCAACGACCTACTGGACTGCATTAGCGACCGCACTCCTTTCAACGGTGGCGGGATTAATCCTTGTCGTTGGCGTACTGTACTTGGTGCAACACAATCGACAACGTGCGGAAGCGTCGGCGCGGGCACTCGAAAGCGAACGCGATCGATTGCAAGAAACTCTCGACCGAGCTGGACGACTCGAAGCCGAGAATGCACGCATGGACCAATACATGCGAACGTTCTTGGAGCAAATCGAGGACTATGCCATTTTTGCCATGGATGCCGATTGCCGAGCGACCACATGGAATCGCGGAGTGCTAAACGTGTTGGGCTTCCGCGAAGAGGAGTTTCTTGGCCAAGACATTCGGGAACTCCTCTTTACACCCGAAGCCGTCGCCATGCAAATCCCCAATGCCGAGTTCGAAACTGCCGCCGCGTTGGGGAGTGCTAGTGACGATCGTTGGATGATGCGAAAGGGAGCTGAACGGTTTTGGGCCTCGGGAATCACTAGCGCTGTCAAAGATGCCAATGAGACCGTGATTGGCTATAGCAAGGTGATGCGAGACTTAACAGAACGCAAACACGACCAGGACGAGATGGCGGAACTTGCCGCCAGGTTGTCGGAAGCCGATCGTCGCAAGAATGAGTTTCTTGCAACCCTCGCTCATGAACTCCGTAACCCGCTAGCCCCGATCAAAAACGCAATCCAGTTGATGGGCATGTCGAAGTTAAATGCGGAAACCGAAGAACTGCGTCAAACGATGGCTAGGCAAGTCGAACAACTGATCCGATTGATCGAGGACTTGCTCGACGTCTCACGAATCGAACGCGGCAAAATTCAACTCAAAAAGGAAGTCGTCGAACTCCGAGAGGTCATCAAGGCAGCCGTTGAATCGTCAAGCACGTTTATTTCGGAAAAGATGCAGCACCTTCACGTCGATCTCGGCACGGACGACGTTTTTGTCCGCGTCGACCCCGCTCGCATGACCCAGGTGGTTTCCAATTTGCTCAATAATGCATCCCGCTACAGCGATTGTGGCGGTAACGTCGACCTCACTTTGTCCATCGAACCCTCCGCCACCGATCCAGGTTTTGCGGCCATCTCGGTGCGGGACAACGGGATCGGAATCGCACCCGATCGGATGGATGATATTTTCCAAATGTTTGCACAGGTCGATGACTCGCTACATCGCGGAAGCGCGGGGCTAGGCATTGGCTTGACCTTGGTGAAGACGTTGGTCGAAATCCATGACGGAACCGTGACCGCACAAAGTGACGGGATCGGACGAGGCAGCAAGTTTACCGTCCGCATCCCGCTGTCCACCGCCACCGAACCAACCGTTCCGGTCGCTCTCGATCCTGAAACGGTCAACTCACCACGCTCGTTTCGCGTCCTGGTTGTCGAAGACATGAAGGCGTTACGCACCATCATGGCACGCCTTTTGTCCAAGCTAGGTCACGAGGTTGATGTGGCCGAGGATGCCCGCGTTGCCCTAGACCGTTTGAACCATTCGATTCCCGACATTATCTTTTCGGACATTTCGATGCCCGGGATGACGGGCTACGATCTCGCTCGAAAATTGCGAGAACGTCCCGAGACATCCCATATTTATCTCGTCGCCATGACTGGCTACGGGCAATCGTCAGACCGTCAACAGGCTCACGTCTGCGGCTTTGACGAACACATGGTCAAACCGGTCGACATCGCGAAACTGCAAGCACTGTTCCAACGGCTTTCACGTTCCGAGACGTTTTGCAACCAGCAAGGACAGGAATAA
- a CDS encoding DUF4178 domain-containing protein: MKVRSATCPACGGPVEFKTGSSLVTICDFCQTAVARGDKAVADFGKVADVGETNSGLRLGLSGTFNKKHFFISGRVRYSHPAGGIWDEWYLVFPGEKWGWLTEAQGKFYLMFERRVTSKLRLPEFASISLGSSVELGDREFFVREKGTAKATSAEGEIPWAFRPGDDHRFVDLDGAAGAFATLEYGKTTSVYVGKEVTVAELGIDTGGADPESEKLRVAALQLNCPHCAGTLLLRTPDETQRVTCPHCHSLLDARQGKLSYLQTLKAKELNPIVPIGTDGVFFNNQYTVIGIMERFARYEGKTYPWTEYLLHHHELGFRWLVENQRHWSFVEPVSYTGRIGGRQVSYDGNTFRIFDRGVAYVRYVVGEFYWRVKVGEMVQTADYIAPPKMLSIETTKMKSSEERNVSLGTYLRVEEIEAAFGIKNVARPWGVGPMQPGPKLGTTFVLTWGSFVLLVFMIYAINFTRADGWLTIYAMLFVSLPPAAFLFYAHQFERQRWAESDYNPYATDD, encoded by the coding sequence ATGAAGGTTCGCAGCGCGACGTGTCCGGCTTGCGGTGGCCCTGTTGAATTCAAAACCGGTTCCTCACTTGTTACGATTTGCGACTTTTGTCAAACCGCGGTGGCGCGGGGCGACAAAGCGGTCGCCGATTTTGGCAAAGTGGCCGATGTTGGCGAGACCAATTCGGGGCTCCGCTTGGGATTATCCGGCACGTTCAACAAGAAGCACTTCTTCATTTCCGGACGCGTTCGCTATTCGCATCCCGCGGGCGGGATCTGGGACGAATGGTATTTAGTTTTCCCTGGCGAAAAGTGGGGCTGGTTGACCGAGGCTCAAGGCAAATTCTACTTGATGTTTGAACGTCGAGTGACGAGCAAATTAAGACTGCCTGAATTCGCTTCAATTTCACTTGGCAGTAGCGTGGAGCTTGGTGACCGCGAGTTTTTCGTCCGCGAGAAAGGAACTGCAAAGGCGACCTCGGCCGAAGGCGAAATCCCCTGGGCGTTTCGTCCAGGAGATGATCACCGGTTTGTCGACCTCGATGGTGCCGCCGGGGCGTTTGCAACGCTCGAGTATGGCAAAACAACGAGTGTCTATGTTGGCAAGGAAGTCACTGTTGCGGAACTCGGAATCGACACGGGCGGAGCCGATCCGGAGAGCGAAAAACTGCGGGTCGCGGCACTTCAATTAAATTGTCCGCATTGTGCCGGGACGCTTTTGCTTCGCACTCCTGACGAAACCCAACGCGTCACGTGTCCGCATTGCCACTCACTGCTCGATGCTAGACAAGGGAAACTGTCCTATTTGCAAACGCTCAAGGCCAAGGAATTGAACCCGATTGTTCCGATTGGAACCGACGGCGTTTTTTTCAACAATCAATACACGGTCATTGGCATCATGGAGCGATTCGCACGGTACGAGGGCAAGACCTATCCGTGGACCGAGTATCTTTTACATCACCACGAACTTGGTTTTCGATGGTTGGTGGAAAACCAAAGACATTGGTCGTTTGTTGAACCCGTTTCCTACACGGGGCGGATCGGAGGGCGGCAGGTGTCTTACGATGGAAACACCTTTCGCATCTTCGATCGCGGCGTTGCCTATGTGCGTTATGTTGTCGGCGAGTTCTATTGGCGGGTAAAGGTGGGCGAAATGGTGCAAACGGCCGACTACATCGCTCCGCCGAAGATGTTGTCCATCGAAACGACGAAGATGAAATCGTCGGAGGAACGCAACGTTTCCTTGGGAACCTATCTGCGGGTCGAAGAGATTGAAGCCGCGTTTGGGATCAAGAACGTTGCTCGACCGTGGGGTGTGGGCCCGATGCAACCGGGCCCCAAGCTTGGCACCACGTTTGTGTTGACGTGGGGCAGCTTTGTGTTGTTGGTTTTTATGATCTATGCCATCAATTTCACTCGTGCCGATGGTTGGTTGACGATCTATGCAATGTTGTTTGTTTCGTTGCCACCGGCCGCGTTTCTGTTTTACGCTCATCAATTTGAAAGACAACGTTGGGCAGAAAGCGATTACAACCCGTACGCAACGGACGACTAG
- a CDS encoding S-adenosylmethionine decarboxylase family protein yields the protein MKTEASFPLAQASGALPHSLTASVGSEWIVDAYGCEPRVLQDLKVIAQICEDAVAYLGLQVLGQPQQHAFPGHGGVTAMYMLSESHLACHTYPEHRLATFNLYCCRDRPGWNWQKQLEDRLGSTEVLVRRVERGNLVTQRMAQRGQE from the coding sequence ATGAAAACCGAAGCCTCATTCCCATTGGCTCAAGCCAGCGGAGCTTTGCCGCATTCGCTTACCGCGTCAGTGGGATCGGAATGGATTGTGGATGCTTACGGATGTGAGCCCCGTGTTTTGCAGGATTTAAAGGTGATCGCACAGATTTGCGAAGACGCGGTCGCCTACCTGGGCTTGCAAGTGCTCGGTCAACCTCAACAACATGCGTTTCCCGGCCACGGGGGAGTTACGGCAATGTACATGCTTAGTGAATCGCACCTTGCATGTCATACCTATCCTGAACACCGCTTAGCCACCTTCAATCTATATTGCTGTCGTGATCGTCCGGGGTGGAATTGGCAAAAACAGCTAGAGGATCGGTTGGGATCGACTGAGGTCTTGGTTCGGCGCGTGGAGCGGGGTAACCTCGTGACACAACGTATGGCACAACGAGGCCAGGAATGA
- a CDS encoding flavin monoamine oxidase family protein yields the protein MSQSPPMLSRRELMTLLLGTSVANLAGCTSGVLPPEGELLSPDFSLGHRIRDGFRPHIERDECEHSAVVIVGGGIAGLSAAWRLKKAGFNDFLLLEIDRECGGTSRSGARGSFAFPWGAHYVPTPMQENCGLITLLKEMDVVIGETADGSPRVAERFLCRDPHERVFVDGKWSEGLYPRENATEDDLVQLERFQVEIDRWINRRDEQGRRMFAIPVANGSDCEQVTSLDQISMLDWMDSHAFSSPRLQWLVDYSCRDDYGLTIDQTSAWAGIFYFASRAKSTTTSSQEVMTWPEGNGRIVKHLVDSVQRQIRRSTGVCNIQVNSSADRSAKVTSWNRETERPVGVHCDQLIFAAPQFIVPYLIEDFDKITDRSVQSFQYGAWMVANVWLHDRPHENGMSMCWDNVIYQSKSLGYVTSTHQSGLDYGETVITWYYPLTEHEGKISRQQLLGMTWADWAEIVVADLSQAHADIGSLITRMDIMRWGHAMIQPRPGFVWSQTRRDAAKPIGNLHFAGTDLSGVALMEEAFYHGVRAAEEVLAKRGQSFESIL from the coding sequence GTGAGCCAATCGCCACCGATGCTAAGTCGCCGTGAGTTGATGACGTTGTTGCTCGGCACGTCGGTTGCGAACTTGGCGGGGTGCACGTCTGGCGTGTTGCCCCCCGAGGGAGAATTGCTTAGTCCTGACTTTTCTCTAGGGCATCGCATCCGCGATGGTTTTCGTCCCCACATTGAACGGGATGAATGCGAGCACTCCGCCGTGGTGATCGTGGGAGGCGGAATCGCGGGGCTTTCGGCGGCTTGGCGTTTAAAGAAGGCGGGGTTCAACGATTTTCTGTTGCTGGAAATCGATCGGGAATGCGGAGGTACATCACGCAGCGGTGCACGTGGATCGTTCGCATTTCCATGGGGAGCCCACTATGTGCCAACGCCGATGCAAGAGAATTGCGGGCTCATCACGCTGTTGAAAGAGATGGACGTGGTCATCGGTGAAACGGCAGATGGATCCCCACGCGTGGCCGAACGATTCCTCTGTCGCGATCCACATGAGCGTGTGTTTGTGGATGGGAAATGGAGCGAAGGACTTTATCCGCGTGAGAATGCCACGGAAGACGACCTCGTCCAACTCGAGAGGTTCCAAGTCGAAATTGACCGTTGGATCAACCGACGCGATGAACAAGGGCGACGAATGTTTGCGATTCCTGTCGCAAACGGCTCCGATTGCGAACAGGTCACATCACTCGACCAGATTTCGATGCTCGATTGGATGGATTCTCATGCATTCTCGTCGCCTCGTTTACAGTGGCTAGTCGATTATTCTTGCCGCGACGACTATGGATTAACGATCGATCAAACCAGTGCGTGGGCAGGCATCTTTTACTTTGCATCGCGAGCCAAATCGACAACGACCTCGTCACAGGAGGTGATGACATGGCCCGAGGGGAACGGCCGTATTGTCAAGCACTTGGTCGATTCAGTGCAGCGTCAGATTCGCCGCTCGACAGGCGTTTGCAACATTCAAGTCAACTCGTCGGCCGATCGCTCCGCCAAGGTCACCTCGTGGAATCGTGAAACCGAGAGGCCAGTAGGAGTGCATTGCGACCAGCTGATTTTTGCGGCGCCGCAATTCATTGTTCCCTATCTGATTGAAGACTTCGATAAAATCACCGACCGCTCGGTGCAATCGTTTCAGTATGGTGCGTGGATGGTGGCCAATGTTTGGCTCCATGATCGCCCCCACGAGAATGGGATGTCGATGTGTTGGGACAATGTGATTTACCAAAGTAAGTCACTCGGTTACGTTACATCGACGCACCAATCGGGCTTGGATTACGGCGAGACCGTGATCACATGGTATTATCCGCTCACGGAGCACGAAGGGAAAATTTCGCGACAACAATTGCTAGGTATGACGTGGGCGGATTGGGCGGAAATTGTGGTTGCGGATTTATCGCAAGCCCATGCGGATATCGGGTCCTTGATCACGCGGATGGACATCATGCGATGGGGACACGCAATGATACAGCCACGTCCTGGATTTGTTTGGAGTCAGACGCGGCGCGACGCCGCCAAACCCATTGGCAATTTGCATTTCGCCGGCACCGATTTAAGTGGCGTGGCGTTGATGGAAGAGGCGTTTTATCACGGCGTACGGGCTGCCGAAGAAGTGCTTGCCAAGCGAGGTCAATCCTTCGAGTCGATTTTGTAG
- a CDS encoding M15 family metallopeptidase, with the protein MIPNLVMLVMFGSAASVTLAAEPAGTLDDPIIDSAMSVADAFDGLAVDCPEEIRERQKLVTVLYYSFDHKIHQGQVLIDSELEHDIQRVFAVALQEKFPIQSVIPISHPRFRKEGNWDDELSMQANNTSAFNYRVIAGTTRLSNHARGRAIDLNPLLNPYVRGESVSPAGAVYSPHTPGTLTDENSVTQAFLRLGWGWGGHWQRGQDYQHFDKP; encoded by the coding sequence GTGATTCCAAATCTGGTCATGCTAGTGATGTTTGGCTCGGCTGCGTCTGTGACCCTCGCCGCGGAGCCAGCTGGAACCCTCGACGATCCGATCATCGACAGTGCGATGAGCGTCGCCGACGCGTTTGACGGATTGGCGGTCGATTGCCCCGAGGAGATTCGAGAGCGCCAGAAACTCGTCACGGTCCTTTATTACTCGTTCGACCACAAAATTCATCAGGGCCAAGTCCTAATCGACAGCGAATTAGAGCACGACATCCAACGGGTGTTCGCCGTCGCGCTACAGGAAAAGTTTCCCATCCAGTCGGTCATACCGATTTCGCACCCGAGGTTCCGTAAAGAGGGGAACTGGGACGACGAGCTTTCAATGCAGGCCAACAACACTTCGGCCTTCAACTATCGCGTGATCGCGGGCACCACTCGGCTATCGAACCACGCCCGCGGCCGAGCAATCGACTTAAATCCGCTGTTGAATCCCTACGTTCGCGGCGAATCCGTTTCACCGGCTGGAGCGGTTTACTCGCCGCATACCCCGGGCACCCTGACCGACGAAAACTCCGTCACGCAAGCGTTTCTGCGGCTCGGTTGGGGCTGGGGCGGCCATTGGCAACGCGGCCAGGACTACCAGCACTTCGACAAGCCCTAG
- a CDS encoding polyamine aminopropyltransferase encodes MNRAPLALLYLNVLIIATCGLIYELLAGTLASYLLGDSVTQFSLVIGVYLSALGVGSWLSQYVLNKLARTFIEVELALALIGGLSAPFLFVAFAWIEWFQVSLFGLVFVIGTLVGLELPLLMRILKEHLDFNDLVSRALTFDYIGALLASLLFPILLVPQLGLVRTSLVFGTLNALVGLWGTYLLRPILSEKGLAGLRGRAMLVVGLLIVGIIKAESFTTIAEEAMLANPIVYAKQTPYQRIVVTQNQRGFQLHLNGHLQFNSADEYRYHEALVHPAMSASDAPKHVLVLGGGDGLAVREVLKYSSVESVTLVDIDPEITKLGKEFGLMVDLNQRSLLDPRVTVINQDAFIWVRDSSQLFDIAIIDFPDPGSYSVGKLYTTRFYQMLRRHLTDTARISIQCTSPLVAPQSYWCVINTLKDSGFDAIPYCASVPSFGVWGFAYATMSPADGKPIELAESIGPLRFLTPSLLKSMFELPMDIRPTATDLNRLNNQVLVRYYDKEWSQSE; translated from the coding sequence ATGAATCGCGCACCTTTGGCCCTGCTGTACCTGAACGTTCTGATCATTGCGACCTGCGGGTTGATCTACGAACTGCTCGCCGGAACGCTTGCGAGCTACTTGCTAGGAGATTCCGTCACTCAGTTTTCGTTGGTAATCGGCGTTTATTTGTCTGCACTCGGTGTCGGTTCTTGGCTATCGCAATACGTTCTAAACAAATTAGCGCGGACGTTCATCGAGGTCGAACTCGCGTTAGCGTTGATCGGTGGTTTGTCCGCTCCATTTCTGTTCGTGGCCTTTGCCTGGATTGAGTGGTTCCAGGTTTCCTTGTTTGGACTCGTCTTCGTTATCGGCACCCTGGTTGGGCTCGAATTGCCACTGTTGATGCGGATTTTAAAAGAACACCTAGATTTCAATGACCTCGTCTCACGGGCTCTGACTTTCGATTACATCGGAGCGTTGCTCGCTTCGTTGCTGTTTCCCATCCTGTTGGTTCCTCAACTGGGATTGGTGCGGACGTCGCTCGTTTTTGGGACCCTCAACGCACTGGTCGGGCTGTGGGGAACGTATCTATTGCGGCCGATCTTAAGCGAAAAAGGACTTGCTGGATTACGTGGACGGGCGATGTTAGTGGTGGGGCTTTTGATCGTGGGAATCATCAAGGCGGAATCGTTCACCACGATCGCAGAAGAAGCGATGCTGGCGAATCCGATCGTGTACGCTAAACAAACCCCCTATCAACGGATCGTGGTCACCCAGAATCAACGTGGTTTTCAATTACATCTGAACGGTCATTTACAGTTTAACTCGGCAGACGAATATCGCTATCACGAAGCGCTCGTGCATCCCGCTATGTCTGCATCGGATGCTCCGAAACATGTGCTTGTGCTGGGGGGAGGCGACGGGCTAGCGGTTCGCGAAGTCTTAAAATATTCGTCCGTGGAATCAGTGACGTTGGTCGACATTGATCCGGAGATCACCAAGTTGGGCAAAGAATTCGGCTTGATGGTCGATTTGAATCAGCGTTCCCTGCTCGATCCTCGCGTCACGGTGATCAATCAAGATGCGTTCATCTGGGTTCGCGATTCGAGTCAGTTGTTTGACATCGCGATCATCGACTTTCCTGATCCCGGCAGTTACTCAGTCGGAAAACTGTACACGACGCGGTTTTATCAAATGCTTCGCCGTCATTTAACGGACACGGCGCGAATCAGTATTCAGTGTACGTCGCCGCTTGTCGCTCCTCAGTCTTATTGGTGTGTCATCAATACGTTAAAGGATTCGGGGTTTGACGCGATTCCCTATTGTGCCTCGGTGCCCTCCTTTGGGGTTTGGGGGTTTGCCTATGCGACAATGTCGCCTGCGGATGGAAAGCCGATCGAGTTAGCGGAGAGCATTGGCCCGCTTCGCTTTCTGACGCCATCGCTGCTGAAATCCATGTTTGAGTTGCCAATGGATATTCGGCCAACCGCTACTGATCTGAATCGTTTAAACAACCAAGTGCTTGTCCGTTACTATGACAAGGAATGGAGTCAGAGCGAGTGA
- a CDS encoding DUF350 domain-containing protein — translation MSTNSLLLIGAEATESSMSLIGGHLMAAVVFSLVGILVFFVSLLAMDKLTPFSLVHEIVEEHNQALAIILGAIVLGISVIIAAAILG, via the coding sequence ATGAGTACTAATTCGTTGTTGTTGATTGGCGCTGAAGCGACCGAGAGCTCGATGAGCTTGATTGGGGGACACTTGATGGCTGCGGTCGTGTTTTCGTTGGTTGGGATTCTCGTTTTCTTCGTGTCGTTACTGGCTATGGATAAACTGACTCCCTTTTCGTTGGTCCACGAAATTGTCGAAGAACATAATCAAGCCCTCGCCATCATCCTGGGCGCGATCGTGCTAGGGATTTCGGTTATTATCGCGGCCGCGATTCTAGGATAG